One Actinospica robiniae DSM 44927 genomic region harbors:
- a CDS encoding ATP/GTP-binding protein codes for MRVGVSGTHGTGKTTLVEALCEHLPGHVAVDEPYYLLEEEGYEFANPPSLEDYHAMLVRSVRSMVSRPLSSAVVFDRTPLDYLAYMTASGADPEAPAVAEALQPAFAGLDLLVITRVTAETERVMPPAQLPALRLRVDDALLDLVYDDPLGLWGDIAVLELDGPLDGRVGMVLAALGQAVS; via the coding sequence ATGAGAGTGGGTGTCTCCGGCACGCACGGCACGGGGAAGACGACGCTGGTCGAGGCGCTGTGTGAGCATCTGCCAGGTCACGTGGCGGTCGACGAACCGTATTACCTGCTCGAGGAGGAGGGCTACGAGTTCGCGAACCCGCCGTCCCTGGAGGACTACCACGCCATGCTCGTGCGCTCGGTGCGCAGCATGGTCTCCCGGCCGCTGTCCTCCGCGGTCGTCTTCGACCGAACGCCGTTGGACTATCTCGCCTACATGACGGCGTCAGGCGCCGATCCTGAGGCCCCGGCCGTGGCGGAAGCACTGCAGCCTGCCTTCGCAGGGCTCGATCTGCTGGTCATCACGCGGGTCACCGCGGAGACGGAACGAGTGATGCCGCCTGCGCAGCTGCCTGCGCTGCGCCTCCGGGTCGATGACGCGTTACTGGACCTGGTCTACGACGACCCGTTGGGCCTCTGGGGGGACATCGCAGTCCTGGAACTCGACGGGCCGCTGGACGGACGGGTGGGCATGGTTCTTGCCGCGCTCGGCCAGGCCGTGTCGTAA